Proteins encoded together in one Synergistota bacterium window:
- the pilO gene encoding type 4a pilus biogenesis protein PilO, producing the protein MMWSLGALGLILFYLFLTLRIGDELKSLEERSRRLTLEVRRLEAQIVKSKQLKKKLQELSVMVNSYKAFLPKSEDIDKIAILLGSSARNSGLTFDKLVFTRDKRAKKCIFNMRLSGNFSSLLDFLDKIWRAPFLIGVTSLRISALSEPSLLRVDITLATIER; encoded by the coding sequence ATGATGTGGTCCTTGGGAGCATTGGGATTAATACTTTTTTATCTTTTTCTCACTCTCAGGATAGGTGATGAACTTAAGTCTCTTGAGGAGAGAAGCAGAAGGCTAACTCTTGAGGTTAGAAGGCTCGAAGCTCAAATTGTAAAATCAAAGCAACTTAAAAAAAAGCTTCAAGAGCTTAGTGTGATGGTAAATAGCTATAAAGCTTTCTTACCGAAATCTGAGGACATAGATAAGATCGCCATTCTTCTGGGAAGTTCAGCGAGAAATAGCGGTTTGACCTTTGATAAGCTTGTATTTACTCGCGATAAAAGAGCAAAGAAGTGTATATTTAACATGAGACTCAGTGGTAATTTTTCTTCCTTGCTTGATTTTTTGGACAAGATCTGGCGTGCTCCGTTTCTCATAGGCGTAACTTCGCTAAGGATTAGCGCTTTGAGTGAGCCCTCGCTTCTTAGGGTGGATATAACGCTTGCGACCATAGAGAGGTAA
- a CDS encoding AMIN domain-containing protein produces MRKKGLFVLAFLLLVCLSVRGYALERRIMSVRVFPTKTWVKLVIRLTSPAVPVIDWLPGDRERMVLTFKGFYYSATLRRLPLHRSDIWEVRGGQFKPGEARVVVEFFSSRLYYRFASKDKGKTLVYFFYPVKPRKRAPIPLEKRLFYIRRIDVVPMGESLKVAIRGDAPLDPKVSWIKGKIDRMVLDFYGFVLKTSRRIYRINRFGVVEVRAGQFTPEIVRVVIELKLDEVNYKLQSVPAARKVLIYFYPRVLERSLVKKPVSSPTTKTSWASKEINLDFRDVDVRDIFRALAKVTGVNLILDSSVSGKLTVSFKNVPFAQAFDWLLRMTGLSYRNLGNTLVIGSEDRLKEMFDKKITRVFVLSNASVESVVGTVSSITGVKDIIVDQRMNALIVKASPLEMKRVEKVIQLIDQEVPQVMVEAKLVGISLEKEKNLGFFFSNVSKGKFYNINIAPGSPITISYSSDESAAAMLDATINAWISSGKAKVLASPSVATLSGLKAVINLTRDYKYFNRVEEIKDSERTIKQEWKTITYGPKLVITPYVGRDSKITLAIDIDVSIVTRWIEYEGQRIPEIGHRKVTTKLRVRDGQPIVIGGLITEEDIKNLFKVPLLGDLPIIGQLFRSQTSSRKREEVVLIVTPRILKE; encoded by the coding sequence ATGAGGAAAAAGGGTCTTTTTGTGCTTGCGTTTTTGCTTTTGGTTTGCCTTTCGGTCAGGGGATATGCGCTTGAGAGAAGGATAATGAGTGTCCGGGTTTTTCCGACGAAAACGTGGGTTAAGCTCGTTATTCGTCTCACATCTCCAGCGGTGCCTGTTATAGATTGGTTACCTGGAGATCGGGAAAGAATGGTGCTAACGTTTAAGGGATTCTATTACTCCGCAACCTTACGACGGTTACCCCTTCACAGAAGTGATATATGGGAGGTAAGAGGGGGACAGTTTAAGCCAGGTGAGGCGAGAGTAGTTGTTGAGTTCTTCTCAAGCAGGCTTTATTATCGTTTCGCTTCTAAGGATAAGGGAAAAACGCTTGTTTACTTTTTCTATCCGGTGAAACCTCGTAAGAGGGCTCCGATCCCTTTGGAAAAGAGACTTTTTTACATTCGCAGAATAGATGTCGTTCCCATGGGTGAAAGTCTAAAGGTTGCTATCAGGGGGGATGCTCCTCTCGATCCCAAGGTAAGCTGGATAAAGGGTAAGATTGATCGAATGGTTCTTGATTTTTATGGCTTCGTTTTAAAAACCTCAAGAAGGATTTATAGAATAAACAGGTTCGGAGTAGTTGAGGTTAGGGCTGGTCAGTTTACACCCGAGATAGTTAGAGTTGTTATAGAGCTTAAGCTTGATGAGGTAAACTACAAGCTTCAAAGCGTTCCAGCTGCAAGGAAGGTTTTAATTTACTTCTATCCAAGAGTTCTAGAAAGAAGTCTTGTTAAAAAGCCCGTTTCCTCGCCCACAACCAAGACAAGTTGGGCTAGCAAGGAGATTAATCTTGATTTCAGGGATGTTGATGTCAGAGACATATTTAGGGCGCTTGCCAAAGTTACTGGTGTTAATCTCATATTGGATTCGTCGGTCAGCGGAAAACTTACCGTTAGCTTCAAGAACGTTCCCTTCGCTCAGGCGTTTGACTGGCTTCTGAGGATGACTGGGCTAAGCTATAGAAATCTCGGTAATACGCTGGTTATAGGAAGTGAGGACAGGCTTAAAGAGATGTTCGATAAGAAGATAACCAGGGTTTTTGTGCTTTCAAATGCGTCCGTTGAATCTGTGGTAGGTACCGTTTCCTCCATAACCGGTGTTAAAGATATTATAGTAGATCAAAGAATGAATGCGCTTATAGTTAAGGCTTCCCCCTTGGAAATGAAGAGAGTTGAAAAGGTTATACAATTAATAGACCAGGAAGTTCCTCAAGTTATGGTTGAAGCCAAGCTTGTGGGAATATCCCTGGAAAAGGAAAAGAATCTTGGCTTTTTCTTCTCGAATGTTTCCAAGGGGAAATTCTATAACATAAACATAGCACCTGGTTCTCCGATAACTATAAGCTACAGTAGCGATGAAAGCGCTGCCGCTATGCTTGATGCTACCATAAATGCTTGGATTTCGTCTGGAAAGGCAAAAGTACTTGCAAGCCCGAGCGTAGCGACGCTTAGTGGGTTAAAAGCGGTTATAAATTTGACGCGTGATTATAAGTACTTTAATAGAGTAGAGGAGATAAAAGACAGTGAGAGAACGATCAAGCAGGAATGGAAAACAATTACATATGGGCCAAAGCTTGTTATAACGCCTTATGTGGGTAGAGATAGCAAGATCACGCTTGCTATTGATATAGATGTCAGTATAGTAACAAGATGGATAGAGTATGAAGGTCAAAGGATTCCCGAAATAGGCCATAGGAAGGTTACGACTAAGCTTAGGGTTAGAGATGGACAGCCAATAGTCATAGGAGGACTTATAACTGAGGAGGACATAAAGAATTTGTTTAAGGTTCCACTTCTTGGGGATCTCCCCATAATTGGTCAGCTGTTTAGAAGTCAAACCTCTTCTCGCAAGAGGGAAGAAGTTGTTCTCATAGTGACTCCAAGAATTCTGAAGGAGTAG